One stretch of Methylococcus capsulatus DNA includes these proteins:
- a CDS encoding LysM peptidoglycan-binding domain-containing protein, producing MSDNRLGAGIKSSQSIRHTVKPGETLFAISQRFGVSVADLRKWNGVKENKLEAGRNIKVSAGKH from the coding sequence GTGTCCGATAATCGCCTCGGTGCAGGGATCAAGTCCTCGCAATCCATTCGCCATACCGTCAAACCCGGCGAAACCCTGTTCGCCATTTCCCAGCGGTTCGGTGTCAGCGTCGCGGATCTGCGGAAATGGAACGGCGTGAAGGAAAACAAGCTCGAAGCCGGCAGGAACATCAAGGTTTCGGCCGGGAAACATTGA
- the rsfS gene encoding ribosome silencing factor, protein MLSSASSLEEGFPADGRALHLIALFTNHLSQKFKMPMPIDSLLEIVVAALDEGKGRDVKIIDLRGKTAIADFFVIASGTSDRHVRSLAGNVEASAKAHAFQPFGLEGEESGEWVVVDLGDVVVHVMKPPVREFYQLEKLWAEIFPAAA, encoded by the coding sequence TTGCTGTCCTCCGCCTCCTCGCTCGAAGAGGGTTTTCCGGCCGATGGGCGTGCGCTACATCTCATCGCTTTGTTCACAAATCATTTGAGTCAAAAATTCAAGATGCCTATGCCTATCGACTCGTTGCTTGAAATCGTCGTGGCCGCGCTGGATGAAGGGAAAGGGCGCGACGTCAAGATCATCGATCTGCGTGGAAAGACGGCAATTGCCGATTTCTTCGTGATCGCCAGCGGAACCTCCGATCGACACGTCAGATCACTGGCCGGGAATGTCGAAGCCAGCGCCAAAGCGCATGCGTTTCAGCCCTTCGGGTTGGAAGGGGAAGAGTCTGGCGAGTGGGTGGTGGTGGATCTCGGCGATGTGGTGGTGCATGTGATGAAGCCGCCCGTGCGAGAGTTTTACCAGCTCGAGAAGCTCTGGGCCGAGATATTTCCCGCTGCCGCCTGA
- the recG gene encoding ATP-dependent DNA helicase RecG: MPKSRRPDQVSLDELQGAGERTQVRLNKLGIFNLQDLLLHLPIRYEDRTRLTPLCALQPGQPALVEGDVELADVAGSARRALICRISDGTGFLNLRFFHFRPEQLRTLTSVRRIRCFGEVRIGAHGLEMVHPEYEALTGTSSPPLETGLTPVYPTTDGLRQQSLRRFVDQALRLAEPDQEDPLRLPPRLAPEFDAMSWWDAVRCLHRPAAACPAALERARRRLAYEELLAHHLSLARFRQEIRQRSAPALSTDDTVKATFQSGLPFSLTRAQRRVIGEIETDLRSGRPMLRLLQGDVGSGKTIVAAHAALAAASSGWQTALMAPTELLAEQHFHTFTGWLRSCGVSTTLLTGRLKGQSRKEALAAIANGATGLVIGTHALFQESVEFHRLGLTIIDEQHRFGVHQRLALRDKAHPDAALPHQLVMTATPIPRTLAILGYADLDCSILDELPPGRTPVVTRVIPSTRRGEIVDRIAAWIAGGRQAYWVCTLIEESEALQCEAAANTAASLAQALPGLRIQLLHGRMSAAEKDSVMRAFKAGESDILVATTVIEVGVDVPNAGLMIIENPERLGLAQLHQLRGRVGRGPGSAYCILLYQPPLSTIGRERLKILKQSSNGFVIAEKDLQQRGPGEFLGVRQTGLARFRIADLTRDADLIETVGASAEHVLKHHPELVTPLIDRWVGRGLHYAGA; the protein is encoded by the coding sequence ATGCCAAAATCGCGGAGGCCGGATCAGGTCTCCCTCGACGAGCTGCAGGGAGCGGGTGAAAGAACCCAAGTCCGCCTCAACAAACTCGGCATCTTCAACCTGCAGGACCTCTTGCTCCACCTGCCGATCCGCTACGAGGACCGGACCCGGCTCACGCCTCTTTGCGCGCTGCAGCCCGGCCAACCGGCGCTGGTGGAAGGCGACGTGGAGCTCGCCGACGTCGCCGGAAGCGCCCGGCGGGCGCTAATCTGCCGGATCAGTGACGGGACGGGCTTCCTCAATCTGCGCTTCTTCCATTTCCGACCGGAACAGCTCCGGACCTTGACGAGCGTTCGACGGATTCGCTGTTTTGGCGAAGTGCGCATCGGCGCGCATGGGCTGGAAATGGTCCACCCGGAATACGAGGCGCTGACCGGAACCAGCTCACCCCCGCTGGAAACCGGCCTGACGCCGGTCTACCCGACCACCGACGGACTACGCCAGCAGAGTCTGCGGCGGTTCGTGGATCAAGCCCTGCGCCTGGCCGAACCGGACCAGGAGGACCCACTCAGACTTCCTCCGCGCCTGGCACCCGAGTTCGACGCGATGTCATGGTGGGACGCGGTGCGCTGCCTGCATCGACCCGCCGCTGCCTGCCCAGCCGCCCTCGAGCGGGCCCGCCGCCGCTTGGCTTACGAGGAGCTGCTCGCCCATCATTTGAGCCTGGCCCGCTTCCGGCAGGAGATCCGTCAGCGGTCCGCACCGGCGCTGAGCACGGACGATACCGTCAAAGCAACTTTCCAGAGCGGACTGCCTTTTTCCCTGACGCGGGCCCAGCGGCGGGTGATTGGTGAAATCGAAACGGATTTGCGTAGCGGCCGCCCCATGCTGCGGCTGCTGCAAGGCGACGTCGGCTCGGGAAAGACCATCGTCGCCGCCCATGCCGCACTGGCGGCAGCCTCCAGTGGCTGGCAGACGGCCCTCATGGCTCCCACCGAATTGCTTGCCGAACAGCACTTCCATACCTTCACCGGCTGGCTGAGGTCTTGCGGCGTCTCGACCACCCTACTGACCGGCAGGCTCAAAGGCCAAAGCCGGAAGGAGGCATTGGCGGCGATAGCGAACGGCGCCACTGGTCTGGTCATCGGCACTCACGCGTTGTTCCAGGAGAGCGTCGAGTTCCACCGCCTCGGCCTGACCATAATCGATGAACAACACCGCTTCGGGGTCCATCAGCGCCTGGCTTTGCGCGATAAGGCCCACCCGGATGCCGCGCTGCCCCACCAGCTGGTCATGACGGCGACGCCCATTCCCCGCACCCTAGCAATTCTCGGTTACGCCGATCTGGACTGCTCAATCCTCGACGAGCTTCCGCCGGGACGGACCCCCGTCGTCACCCGCGTGATCCCCTCGACCCGCCGCGGGGAAATCGTCGACCGGATCGCCGCTTGGATCGCCGGCGGCAGGCAAGCCTACTGGGTCTGCACGCTGATCGAAGAATCCGAGGCATTGCAATGCGAAGCAGCCGCGAATACGGCTGCGAGCCTGGCCCAAGCACTGCCCGGCCTGCGCATCCAGCTGCTGCACGGACGCATGTCCGCTGCGGAAAAAGACAGCGTCATGCGGGCGTTCAAAGCAGGCGAGTCCGACATCCTGGTAGCAACGACGGTGATCGAAGTCGGCGTAGACGTACCGAATGCCGGCCTGATGATCATTGAGAATCCAGAACGTCTCGGACTCGCGCAACTCCATCAGCTGCGGGGACGGGTTGGCCGCGGTCCGGGCAGCGCCTATTGCATCCTCCTGTACCAGCCGCCGCTGTCCACCATCGGCAGGGAGAGGCTGAAAATTTTAAAGCAATCCTCGAACGGCTTCGTCATCGCCGAGAAAGATCTCCAGCAGCGGGGACCCGGGGAATTTCTGGGCGTCCGCCAGACCGGCCTGGCACGCTTCCGGATCGCAGACCTGACCCGCGACGCCGATCTGATCGAAACGGTGGGCGCAAGCGCGGAACACGTACTCAAACACCATCCCGAACTGGTCACGCCGCTGATCGACCGCTGGGTCGGACGTGGACTTCATTACGCCGGCGCATGA
- a CDS encoding YMGG-like glycine zipper-containing protein, translated as MTPSQQRMTSGTLIGAGGGAVIGALAGNAAMGAGIGAAAGLAGGYLYQKYKENQAATYAEGYRQGQASSQSKKQKKAQPQ; from the coding sequence ATGACCCCTTCGCAGCAACGCATGACTTCCGGCACACTCATCGGCGCCGGTGGCGGAGCGGTTATTGGAGCACTGGCGGGTAACGCCGCCATGGGTGCCGGCATCGGTGCCGCAGCCGGACTCGCCGGCGGATACCTGTATCAGAAGTACAAGGAAAACCAAGCCGCGACCTACGCCGAAGGCTATCGGCAAGGCCAGGCCAGTAGTCAATCAAAAAAGCAGAAGAAAGCGCAACCGCAATAA
- a CDS encoding RelA/SpoT family protein, with protein MSPYAVADAPPPQEPAELPQEKLARRLGHLASSYLEPAQVAEIQQAYEVAAKAHEGQLRLSGEPYVCHPLSVAIILAEMRMDAKGIMAALLHDVIEDTPLTKEDLIARFGTEVAELVDGVSKLTQLDSKSRAEAQAENVRKMVLAMVKDLRVIMVKLADRLHNMRTLDVMNPSRRCRIAKETLDIYAPIAHRLGMNEVRLELENLGFSAMYPMRHRVLEQCVKKARGNRKEVLATIESTLKARLKDCGMPDARIIGREKHLYSLYQKMRSKHLPFSQVYDVYAFRIVVDTPDECYRALGAVHNLYKPIPGRFKDYIALPKANGYQSLHTVLIGPFGLPLEIQIRTHAMHHMAESGIAAHWLYKSETDPAASSQARAREWLRDLLEIQKSAGDSLEFLDNLKVDLFQHECYVFTPKGRIIKLPRGATIVDFAYAVHTDIGNSCVSARVNRVLAPLHSVLENGQTIEIITAPWARPNPLWLNYVVTAKARAAIRSQLRNFKKQEAVNLGRRLLEKELANHGLNLEAIPQQRLEHFTRALDLPSFESLLEDLGLGNRLPFVVVQQMLQCDREIHDSAPSLPAEKSTRTPLVIKGTEGVVVNLAKCCRPIPGDPIVGFFNPGKGIVVHLTDCKNAAELRRKQINSLDVEWDRAASGMFPVMIRLELMNRVGTLAQVASAISRLEADIENVQITNQDDQISTDVITISVKDRVHLARVMRELRRLNIVLKISRVKSELRR; from the coding sequence ATGAGCCCCTACGCCGTCGCCGATGCCCCGCCGCCGCAAGAGCCGGCGGAGCTGCCTCAGGAAAAGCTGGCGCGCCGGCTCGGCCATCTGGCTTCGAGCTACCTCGAACCCGCCCAGGTCGCAGAAATTCAGCAGGCTTACGAAGTCGCCGCCAAGGCACATGAGGGGCAGCTGCGCCTGAGCGGTGAGCCCTACGTCTGTCACCCCCTTTCGGTCGCCATCATCCTTGCCGAAATGCGGATGGACGCCAAGGGCATCATGGCCGCCCTGCTCCATGACGTCATCGAAGACACCCCTTTGACCAAGGAAGATCTGATCGCCCGCTTCGGAACCGAAGTGGCGGAACTGGTCGATGGCGTCAGCAAGCTCACCCAGCTCGACAGCAAATCGCGCGCCGAGGCTCAGGCGGAGAATGTCCGCAAAATGGTCCTGGCGATGGTCAAGGACCTGCGCGTCATCATGGTCAAACTGGCGGACCGGCTCCACAATATGCGCACGCTGGACGTGATGAACCCGAGTCGGCGCTGTCGCATCGCCAAGGAAACCCTGGACATCTATGCCCCCATCGCTCACCGGTTGGGAATGAACGAGGTCCGGCTGGAACTGGAGAATCTCGGATTTTCCGCCATGTACCCGATGCGGCACCGGGTGCTCGAGCAATGCGTCAAGAAAGCACGAGGCAACCGCAAAGAAGTCCTCGCCACCATCGAATCGACCCTCAAGGCGCGTCTCAAGGACTGCGGAATGCCGGACGCCCGGATCATCGGCCGGGAGAAGCATCTCTACAGTCTTTACCAGAAGATGCGCAGCAAGCATCTTCCCTTCTCCCAGGTCTATGACGTCTACGCTTTCCGCATCGTGGTCGACACGCCCGACGAGTGCTATCGTGCGCTAGGCGCCGTACACAACCTGTACAAACCGATCCCCGGCCGCTTCAAGGATTACATCGCCCTGCCCAAGGCCAACGGCTATCAGTCGCTCCACACCGTCCTGATCGGCCCCTTCGGCCTACCGCTGGAAATCCAGATCCGCACCCATGCGATGCACCACATGGCGGAGTCGGGGATTGCCGCCCATTGGCTGTACAAATCGGAAACCGATCCCGCCGCCAGCAGCCAGGCGCGAGCACGGGAATGGCTGCGTGACCTGCTGGAAATCCAGAAGAGCGCCGGCGATTCCCTGGAATTCCTCGACAACCTCAAGGTCGACCTGTTCCAGCATGAGTGCTATGTGTTCACACCCAAGGGTCGCATCATCAAGCTGCCGCGTGGCGCCACCATCGTCGATTTCGCCTACGCCGTACATACCGACATCGGCAATTCCTGTGTCTCGGCCCGCGTCAACCGGGTCCTGGCGCCGCTGCACAGCGTGCTCGAAAATGGCCAGACCATCGAAATCATCACCGCGCCCTGGGCCAGGCCGAATCCCCTGTGGTTGAATTACGTGGTGACGGCCAAAGCCCGGGCCGCGATCCGTAGCCAATTGAGGAATTTCAAGAAACAGGAAGCGGTCAACCTCGGCCGGCGCCTGCTGGAAAAAGAACTGGCCAATCACGGGTTGAATCTGGAAGCGATACCGCAACAGCGTCTAGAACACTTTACCCGAGCCCTGGACCTGCCCTCGTTCGAATCCTTGCTGGAAGATCTCGGACTCGGTAACCGGCTGCCCTTCGTCGTGGTACAGCAAATGCTGCAATGCGACCGGGAAATCCATGACAGCGCACCATCGCTGCCCGCCGAAAAAAGCACCAGGACCCCGCTCGTCATCAAGGGAACCGAGGGTGTCGTGGTCAACCTGGCAAAGTGTTGCCGGCCGATCCCGGGCGACCCCATCGTCGGCTTCTTCAACCCGGGCAAGGGCATTGTGGTGCACCTCACTGATTGCAAGAATGCCGCAGAGCTGCGGCGCAAGCAGATCAACAGCCTGGACGTCGAGTGGGATCGCGCGGCAAGTGGGATGTTCCCGGTGATGATTCGCCTGGAACTGATGAACCGGGTCGGCACCCTCGCCCAAGTGGCTTCGGCGATCTCTCGGTTGGAGGCCGACATCGAAAACGTCCAGATCACCAATCAGGATGACCAGATATCCACGGACGTCATCACCATCAGTGTCAAAGACCGGGTCCACCTCGCGCGGGTCATGCGTGAATTGCGCAGGCTGAACATTGTCCTGAAAATATCCAGAGTCAAGTCAGAACTGAGAAGGTAA
- a CDS encoding thioredoxin family protein produces MVSTETPVCEFGRKAVDFALPGVDGKIWTLEQCRGPKGLLVMFICNHCPYVKAVQDRLVRDAKDIQALGIGVVAIMPNDPTDYPEDSFENMQKVAAELTYPFPYLLDETQAVARAYGAVCTPDFFGYNADLELQYRGRLDASRREAAPPDCRRDLYEAMKQIAETGKGPAEQIPSMGCSIKWRNT; encoded by the coding sequence ATGGTAAGTACAGAAACCCCTGTGTGCGAGTTCGGCCGCAAGGCCGTCGACTTCGCTCTGCCAGGCGTCGACGGCAAAATCTGGACGCTGGAACAATGCCGGGGTCCGAAAGGGCTCCTGGTCATGTTCATCTGCAATCACTGCCCCTATGTGAAGGCGGTGCAGGACCGCCTAGTGCGCGATGCCAAAGACATCCAGGCGTTGGGCATCGGCGTGGTGGCCATCATGCCCAACGATCCGACCGATTATCCAGAGGATTCGTTCGAAAACATGCAGAAGGTCGCCGCGGAGCTGACCTATCCTTTCCCCTACCTGCTGGACGAAACCCAGGCGGTCGCCCGGGCCTACGGCGCCGTGTGCACTCCGGATTTCTTCGGTTACAACGCCGATCTGGAACTGCAATACCGGGGCCGGCTCGATGCCAGCCGGCGAGAAGCGGCCCCGCCCGACTGCCGCCGCGATCTGTATGAGGCCATGAAGCAGATCGCCGAGACCGGCAAAGGCCCCGCCGAGCAGATTCCCAGCATGGGCTGCTCGATCAAGTGGCGCAACACCTGA
- a CDS encoding RidA family protein has translation MMRQLIHTDHAPKAIGTYSQAIRVGNTVYLSGQIPLDPATMTLVDDNMEMQIRRVFDNLSAVAEAAGGTLGHIVKLNVFLTDLGHFPLVNEIMANYFSEPYPARAAVGVAALPRGAGVEMDAVLVLPD, from the coding sequence ATGATGCGCCAGCTCATTCACACCGACCACGCCCCCAAGGCCATCGGCACCTATTCCCAGGCCATACGCGTCGGAAATACCGTTTACCTGTCGGGCCAAATCCCACTGGATCCGGCCACCATGACACTCGTCGACGACAACATGGAAATGCAGATCCGGCGGGTTTTCGATAATCTCAGCGCCGTAGCCGAGGCCGCCGGTGGCACGCTGGGACACATCGTTAAGCTCAACGTGTTCCTGACCGATCTCGGACATTTTCCGCTGGTCAACGAAATCATGGCGAACTACTTCTCGGAACCTTACCCCGCGCGCGCGGCCGTCGGCGTCGCCGCCCTCCCCCGCGGCGCCGGCGTGGAAATGGATGCGGTCCTCGTCCTGCCGGACTAG
- a CDS encoding phosphoglycerate kinase, whose translation MAFKRMTDIDLAGKRVLIREDFNVPVKDGRVTSDVRIRAALPTIRYALDAGAAVMLMSHLGRPTEGEYVEEFSMKPVAERLSELLGRPVELVKDYLDGAAPAVGSVVLFENVRFNKGEKKDDEALARKLAALCDVYVMDAFGTAHRAEASTHGVGKFAPVACAGLLLAAELDALSRALHNPARPLVAIVGGSKVSTKLTVLDSLSRVVDQLIVGGGIANTFIKAAGFNVGKSLYEEDLVAEAARLMEAAKAKGGEIPVPVDVVVGKRFDASEPAVVKSVADVAEDDMIFDIGPETARRYAELVGRAGTVVWNGPVGVFEFDQFGDGTRTLAFAIAESRAFSIAGGGDTLAAIDKYGIADRISYISTGGGAFLEFLEGKRLPAVAMLEARAD comes from the coding sequence ATGGCTTTCAAACGCATGACCGACATCGATCTCGCCGGCAAGCGCGTCCTGATCCGGGAAGACTTCAACGTCCCTGTCAAGGATGGCCGGGTCACCAGCGACGTCCGCATCCGTGCCGCCCTCCCGACCATACGCTACGCGTTGGACGCCGGCGCCGCAGTGATGCTGATGTCGCATCTCGGCCGTCCCACCGAAGGGGAATATGTCGAAGAGTTTTCCATGAAACCCGTCGCCGAGCGACTGTCCGAGCTGTTGGGGCGGCCGGTGGAACTGGTGAAGGACTACCTGGATGGCGCCGCTCCGGCTGTCGGTTCGGTCGTGCTATTCGAGAACGTGCGTTTCAACAAAGGCGAGAAGAAGGACGACGAGGCTTTGGCCCGCAAACTTGCGGCGCTGTGTGATGTCTACGTGATGGACGCCTTCGGCACGGCGCACCGCGCCGAAGCCTCCACACACGGGGTGGGCAAATTCGCCCCCGTCGCCTGTGCCGGCCTGCTGCTGGCAGCGGAATTGGATGCATTGAGCAGAGCACTCCACAACCCGGCGCGCCCCTTGGTCGCCATCGTCGGCGGCTCGAAAGTATCGACCAAGTTAACGGTTCTGGATTCCCTTTCTCGGGTCGTCGATCAGCTCATCGTCGGCGGCGGCATCGCCAACACCTTCATCAAGGCCGCCGGGTTCAACGTCGGAAAATCGCTGTACGAGGAGGATCTGGTCGCCGAAGCCGCGCGCCTGATGGAAGCCGCCAAGGCCAAGGGCGGGGAGATCCCCGTGCCGGTCGACGTGGTGGTCGGCAAACGCTTCGACGCCTCAGAACCCGCCGTGGTCAAGAGCGTCGCCGACGTCGCCGAGGATGACATGATCTTCGACATCGGCCCGGAAACCGCCCGCCGCTACGCCGAGTTGGTCGGCCGCGCCGGGACCGTGGTCTGGAACGGTCCTGTGGGAGTCTTCGAATTCGACCAGTTTGGGGATGGCACCCGTACGCTTGCCTTTGCCATTGCTGAAAGCCGTGCGTTTTCCATCGCCGGCGGCGGTGACACGCTGGCAGCCATCGACAAGTATGGCATCGCCGATCGCATCTCCTATATCTCTACGGGCGGCGGCGCATTCCTGGAGTTTCTCGAGGGCAAACGACTGCCGGCGGTTGCAATGCTCGAGGCCAGGGCGGACTGA
- the rpoZ gene encoding DNA-directed RNA polymerase subunit omega has product MARITVEDCLDKVENRFQLVLLASKRARVLARHPEEAKVAWNNDKPTVVALREIAEGYITPAYLKEKVKTDRYPIERPMPAPRDELADLDDDI; this is encoded by the coding sequence ATGGCGCGCATCACCGTCGAAGATTGCCTGGACAAAGTCGAAAATCGTTTTCAACTCGTGCTGCTTGCCAGTAAGCGGGCCCGCGTGCTGGCACGCCATCCCGAAGAAGCGAAGGTGGCGTGGAACAACGACAAACCGACCGTGGTCGCCTTGCGGGAAATCGCAGAAGGGTACATCACCCCGGCGTACCTGAAAGAGAAGGTGAAGACGGACCGTTATCCGATCGAACGCCCCATGCCGGCACCCAGAGACGAGCTCGCCGACCTGGACGACGACATCTAA
- a CDS encoding class I SAM-dependent methyltransferase, giving the protein MSSELKLTYNQITLQVGCPGDLSPLNGFPRGTSCLLTSGPKEAQRAAARLIAAPDEIPFDAQSVDLVYLVHVLEFSPDPCRILQECERILKPQGELHVLALNPWNPKNLQRCVPLLLKNVDISLITPSRLMAWLKNLNLDTCLVAGFSLTPECCLPNRGSLLNRSRAHLAAAYAVRAIKRRQRPIPLASPWSSIPELIGGCGPIETAFHRVEGPTPSRGHHTCG; this is encoded by the coding sequence TTGTCGAGTGAGCTAAAGCTTACTTACAATCAGATTACATTACAAGTTGGCTGCCCCGGCGACCTCTCCCCGCTGAATGGCTTCCCACGCGGTACGTCATGCCTCCTGACCAGCGGACCGAAGGAAGCCCAGCGGGCAGCCGCCCGCCTCATTGCCGCACCCGATGAAATCCCGTTCGACGCACAGAGCGTCGATCTGGTCTACCTCGTCCACGTCCTGGAGTTTTCGCCTGACCCGTGTAGGATTTTGCAAGAGTGCGAACGCATTCTCAAACCCCAAGGAGAACTTCATGTCCTCGCACTGAACCCGTGGAATCCAAAGAATCTGCAGCGTTGTGTACCCCTGCTTCTGAAGAACGTTGACATCAGCCTCATCACGCCATCCCGCCTGATGGCCTGGCTGAAAAACCTCAACCTGGACACTTGCCTCGTCGCCGGTTTCAGCCTCACCCCTGAATGCTGCCTGCCCAACCGCGGTTCTCTCTTGAACCGTTCGCGGGCCCATTTGGCAGCGGCTTATGCGGTTCGAGCGATCAAGCGGCGCCAGCGGCCGATTCCATTGGCATCGCCCTGGTCCTCGATTCCCGAACTGATCGGAGGCTGTGGCCCGATCGAAACGGCTTTCCACAGGGTGGAAGGCCCCACACCTAGCAGAGGACACCACACCTGCGGATAA
- a CDS encoding transglycosylase SLT domain-containing protein, producing MKRFPFRPRLLATMSLVVLLLPGCANKPNNLKPSVPEPRLGAASENPGKPKKGKQASPGSQYDTLWERMFSLYALPQVEHRLVDREVSWFINHPDYLKRAQKRAEPFLYTIVRQLEKQKMPGELALLPIVESAFQPHAVSPARAAGIWQFIPETGRRYGLKRSRSYDGRRDVYASTRAAIKYLKKLHNDFNGDWLLAIAAYNCGEGAVAKAIQRNEARNLPTDFWSLDLPEETKAYVPRLLAVSKVFANADKYAIDLHYIPNEAIFKPVKVSSQLDLALAADAADMSLERMLELNPGFKHPRADIEGSYRLFVPADKSRKFKKELARLAMSGQFESHLPADETEGSPGTGRRSSPDTVMLDAADPARDRSGRKSAASAYTAEIAVPSRYPEWGSAKDWNRRERWQSAEMGSQAGVIAHLRDGSRPQNVLGVGHEAKTRKGKRGLDDGLGPSRQGNPGRKNDIRNVAAESALSREEASHDERTARTKEKYTVSR from the coding sequence ATGAAGCGATTCCCGTTCCGTCCGCGATTGCTTGCCACCATGTCGCTGGTGGTCCTGCTTCTTCCCGGCTGTGCCAACAAGCCGAACAACCTCAAACCATCGGTTCCAGAACCCCGCCTTGGGGCCGCTTCCGAGAATCCCGGTAAACCCAAGAAGGGGAAACAGGCATCGCCGGGTTCCCAGTACGACACGTTGTGGGAGCGGATGTTCTCGCTGTATGCCTTGCCCCAGGTGGAACATCGCTTGGTGGATCGTGAGGTCTCGTGGTTCATCAACCACCCCGATTATTTGAAGCGCGCGCAAAAGCGGGCTGAACCCTTCTTATATACCATCGTTCGGCAACTCGAGAAACAGAAGATGCCGGGCGAACTGGCGCTGCTGCCCATCGTCGAAAGTGCATTTCAGCCCCATGCGGTGTCTCCCGCCCGGGCCGCCGGGATATGGCAGTTCATCCCGGAAACGGGTCGCCGTTACGGTCTGAAGCGCAGCCGCTCCTACGATGGGCGTCGTGATGTCTATGCCTCGACGCGGGCGGCGATCAAGTACCTTAAAAAACTCCATAACGACTTCAATGGCGATTGGCTTCTGGCGATAGCCGCTTACAACTGCGGCGAAGGTGCGGTCGCCAAGGCGATTCAGCGCAACGAGGCGCGGAATCTGCCGACTGATTTCTGGTCGTTGGATCTGCCGGAGGAGACGAAGGCTTACGTGCCGCGGTTGCTAGCCGTGTCGAAAGTTTTCGCGAATGCCGATAAGTATGCGATCGACCTCCATTACATTCCGAACGAAGCCATTTTCAAGCCAGTGAAAGTGAGTTCTCAGCTCGATCTCGCACTGGCGGCCGACGCAGCCGACATGAGTCTGGAACGGATGCTCGAATTGAATCCCGGTTTCAAGCATCCGCGCGCTGACATAGAAGGTTCCTACCGTCTTTTCGTGCCTGCGGACAAATCGCGTAAATTCAAGAAGGAGTTGGCCAGACTGGCGATGAGTGGACAATTCGAGTCCCATCTCCCGGCCGACGAAACGGAGGGAAGTCCCGGGACCGGTCGTCGGAGTTCGCCCGACACAGTCATGCTGGATGCGGCCGATCCGGCTCGCGACCGGTCTGGGCGAAAGTCGGCGGCCTCGGCTTACACGGCGGAAATTGCCGTGCCGTCTCGCTATCCGGAATGGGGCTCGGCGAAGGATTGGAATCGGAGAGAACGCTGGCAGAGTGCGGAGATGGGAAGCCAGGCGGGTGTGATCGCTCACCTGCGGGATGGCAGCCGCCCGCAGAACGTTTTGGGAGTGGGACACGAAGCCAAGACGAGGAAAGGAAAGCGGGGCCTGGATGATGGCCTTGGCCCTTCCAGGCAGGGGAATCCCGGACGGAAGAATGACATCCGGAACGTTGCGGCAGAGTCCGCCCTTTCCCGGGAGGAGGCGTCGCATGATGAACGGACTGCTCGCACTAAGGAAAAGTACACCGTATCGCGATGA